The Desulfosoma caldarium genome has a window encoding:
- the cobM gene encoding precorrin-4 C(11)-methyltransferase — MHRCGNAQGLPSKAPDERTEPCLVAFVGAGPGDPELITVKGRRRLGDADLVIYAGSLVPQDLLQMCKPGTTFMDSASMTLEETHDAIMNAVRRGLKVVRLHTGDPSLYGAVHEQMRLLDEAGVAYEVVPGVSAVFAAAAELRSQLTVPEVSQTLIVTRAAGKTPVPERESLERLAAHGATLAIYLSVHDIERVVRTLSAWYAAHTPVVVAYRVSWPDQILLRGTLDNIAEKVRHAGIRRHALILVGDVFQEVRPHVRSRLYDGSFAHGYRDARS, encoded by the coding sequence ATGCATCGCTGCGGTAACGCACAGGGTCTGCCATCGAAGGCCCCCGACGAACGAACCGAACCGTGCCTCGTGGCCTTCGTGGGAGCTGGTCCGGGAGACCCGGAACTGATCACGGTGAAAGGTCGCAGGCGCCTTGGCGATGCGGACCTGGTGATCTACGCCGGGTCCCTGGTCCCACAGGACCTTCTCCAGATGTGCAAGCCCGGCACAACATTCATGGACAGCGCATCCATGACCTTGGAAGAAACCCATGACGCCATCATGAACGCGGTGCGACGTGGGCTCAAAGTGGTGCGGCTTCACACAGGAGATCCGAGCCTCTACGGGGCCGTTCACGAACAGATGCGGCTTTTGGATGAAGCGGGTGTGGCCTACGAAGTGGTTCCCGGCGTGTCCGCGGTTTTTGCGGCAGCGGCTGAACTGCGGAGCCAATTGACCGTGCCCGAGGTGTCCCAGACGCTCATCGTGACGCGGGCGGCAGGAAAGACCCCGGTGCCTGAGCGGGAATCTTTGGAGCGCTTGGCGGCCCACGGCGCCACCCTGGCCATCTATCTCAGCGTGCATGACATTGAGCGCGTGGTTCGAACGCTCAGCGCTTGGTATGCTGCCCATACGCCGGTGGTGGTGGCCTATCGGGTGAGTTGGCCGGATCAGATCCTTCTGCGCGGCACTTTGGACAACATTGCCGAAAAGGTGCGCCACGCCGGCATTCGACGACATGCCTTGATCCTGGTCGGAGACGTTTTCCAGGAAGTGCGCCCTCACGTGCGATCGCGACTCTACGACGGGTCTTTTGCCCATGGCTATCGAGACGCCCGCTCTTGA
- a CDS encoding cobalt-precorrin 5A hydrolase, translated as MAIETPALDMPQPIAVVSITRQATGLALRLKETLPGSTAYVPARHGFAVAMGARPYDRLRDLFPELWGQYRVLVCIMAAGIVVRATAPLLRSKTLDPAVVVVDERGQYVISLLSGHVGGANRAARVVASLLGAQAVITTGSDVCQKPALDSMALALGLDMEDMTWAARVTTAILDDEPFWIYDPDGHLAPYRAALKTAEWVGESAFVAERDGFDAWTPTPSRAAWNSCGVDPRSVPGVWVSEREKPESFRAVVLRPRTLVVGVGCNRNTPTQEIVEAVRDVFQRHHLATKAVRTLASVDLKEREPGLLEAARVLERPIVFLSRQTLQTQPVPNPSSVVHRHIGVFSVCEAAALKAARTGRLIVPKQRTCNVTLAVAKDGCGS; from the coding sequence ATGGCTATCGAGACGCCCGCTCTTGATATGCCTCAGCCCATTGCCGTAGTGTCCATCACGCGGCAGGCAACGGGTTTGGCATTGCGCCTCAAAGAAACCTTGCCCGGCTCTACGGCCTATGTTCCGGCCCGTCACGGTTTTGCCGTGGCCATGGGAGCCCGACCCTACGATCGGCTTCGCGACCTTTTTCCAGAGCTATGGGGACAATACCGAGTTTTGGTGTGCATCATGGCCGCCGGCATCGTGGTGCGTGCCACGGCGCCCCTGCTGCGTTCCAAGACTTTGGATCCTGCAGTGGTCGTGGTGGACGAGCGAGGGCAGTATGTGATCAGTTTGCTTTCCGGCCATGTGGGAGGCGCCAACCGAGCGGCGCGCGTCGTGGCCTCTCTTTTGGGCGCTCAAGCCGTCATCACCACCGGCTCGGATGTGTGCCAAAAGCCGGCCCTGGATTCCATGGCTTTGGCCCTGGGTTTGGACATGGAAGACATGACCTGGGCAGCCCGCGTGACGACGGCCATCCTGGACGACGAACCCTTTTGGATTTACGATCCCGACGGTCATTTGGCTCCATACCGGGCAGCACTCAAGACGGCCGAGTGGGTGGGGGAGTCGGCCTTTGTGGCCGAAAGGGATGGCTTCGATGCGTGGACACCCACGCCGTCTCGAGCGGCGTGGAATTCATGCGGTGTGGATCCGCGCAGCGTTCCTGGCGTGTGGGTGTCCGAAAGGGAAAAACCGGAATCATTTCGCGCCGTGGTGCTCCGTCCCCGCACGCTGGTTGTCGGTGTGGGCTGTAACCGAAACACGCCGACTCAGGAAATTGTCGAAGCGGTGCGGGACGTCTTTCAGCGCCATCATCTGGCCACAAAGGCGGTTCGAACCTTGGCCAGTGTAGACTTAAAGGAACGGGAACCGGGCCTTCTGGAAGCAGCGCGTGTTTTGGAACGGCCCATCGTCTTCTTGTCGAGACAAACCTTGCAGACTCAACCGGTGCCCAACCCTTCGTCGGTGGTGCATCGCCACATAGGAGTCTTTAGCGTATGCGAAGCGGCGGCTCTCAAAGCAGCTCGAACCGGACGACTGATCGTGCCGAAGCAGAGGACTTGCAATGTCACCCTCGCCGTGGCCAAGGACGGTTGTGGATCGTAA
- the cobJ gene encoding precorrin-3B C(17)-methyltransferase, whose amino-acid sequence MWIVSLGPGAADYLTPRAAEALRQAQVVVGYKTYLDLIEPLLHGKTVLASGMRKEIERCRKAVERALKGDGVALVSGGDAGIYGMAGLVFDVCQSLGVAVCDGLAQGDDAGEALPIEVIPGVAAFNAAASLLGAPLMHDFASISLSDHLTPWTVIEKRLMAAAEADFVIALYNPRSASRPDVLDRARSVLLRYRSGETPVGVVHRAMRAGQRHWVTTLKDLVGSNVDMQTVILVGNSQTYLWSGWMITPRGYLQKYTL is encoded by the coding sequence TTGTGGATCGTAAGCCTTGGACCCGGAGCAGCGGACTATCTCACGCCGAGGGCCGCGGAGGCGCTGCGGCAAGCGCAAGTGGTCGTGGGCTACAAGACCTATCTGGACCTCATAGAGCCCCTGTTGCACGGAAAAACCGTGCTGGCCAGCGGCATGCGCAAAGAAATCGAGCGGTGCCGGAAAGCGGTGGAACGGGCCCTCAAAGGCGATGGCGTGGCCCTGGTGTCCGGCGGGGACGCCGGCATTTACGGAATGGCCGGCCTCGTCTTTGATGTGTGTCAAAGCCTGGGTGTGGCGGTCTGCGACGGCCTTGCGCAGGGCGACGACGCCGGTGAGGCGCTGCCCATAGAGGTCATCCCTGGCGTCGCGGCGTTCAACGCCGCCGCTTCCCTTTTGGGAGCACCCCTCATGCACGACTTCGCGTCCATCAGCCTAAGCGACCACCTGACGCCCTGGACGGTCATCGAAAAGCGATTGATGGCCGCGGCGGAAGCCGATTTTGTCATCGCCCTGTATAATCCTCGAAGTGCCTCACGGCCCGACGTGCTGGATCGGGCTCGATCCGTGCTGTTGCGTTACCGATCGGGGGAGACGCCGGTGGGCGTGGTGCACAGGGCCATGAGGGCAGGGCAACGACACTGGGTCACCACCCTGAAAGATTTGGTCGGCTCGAACGTGGACATGCAGACGGTGATCCTTGTGGGAAACAGCCAAACCTACCTTTGGAGCGGCTGGATGATCACCCCGCGAGGCTACCTCCAAAAGTACACCCTCTAA
- a CDS encoding HDOD domain-containing protein: MKSPSPLPDDHLHALVQVSGDLPAMPHVASEALQKMSNPDVRVEDLQRILAKDPALAARVLKLANSSFYARSRTIATLRDAVVVVGLKTVRALILASVTRDLFDPFGLTEKLLWEHAVGCALAARTLAVTLRFSKQEECFLAGLLHDVGKMILLTHRSEPMRRIIEEVYNNPSLSFVDEERETFGFDHSQVGHLLAAKWRFPEEIIEAIACHHRPASAKIVPALTVIVHLANAYCHKLALGPTKRPDLDLSTVVSARALRLKPEKLAAIEASIRSVVETEASCYS, translated from the coding sequence ATGAAATCGCCATCGCCTTTGCCCGACGATCATCTGCATGCTCTGGTGCAGGTCAGCGGGGACCTTCCCGCCATGCCTCACGTCGCTTCGGAAGCTTTGCAAAAGATGAGCAATCCCGATGTGCGCGTTGAAGATCTGCAAAGAATTCTGGCCAAAGACCCGGCCCTGGCCGCTCGAGTTTTGAAACTGGCCAATTCTTCCTTTTATGCCAGGTCCCGCACCATCGCCACCTTGCGAGACGCCGTGGTCGTCGTCGGGTTGAAAACCGTGCGTGCTCTCATTCTCGCCTCGGTGACGCGTGACCTTTTTGACCCTTTTGGTCTTACGGAAAAGCTGCTCTGGGAACATGCTGTAGGATGCGCACTGGCAGCGCGAACCCTTGCGGTGACTCTTCGGTTTTCCAAACAAGAAGAATGCTTTCTGGCCGGCCTGCTTCATGATGTGGGAAAGATGATTCTGCTCACGCATCGATCCGAACCCATGCGCCGAATCATCGAGGAAGTGTACAACAATCCCAGCCTATCTTTTGTGGATGAGGAGCGGGAAACCTTTGGCTTTGATCATAGCCAAGTGGGTCATCTGCTGGCTGCCAAGTGGCGTTTCCCAGAAGAAATCATCGAGGCCATCGCCTGCCATCATCGCCCGGCTTCGGCAAAGATTGTGCCGGCATTGACCGTCATCGTGCACCTGGCCAACGCCTATTGTCACAAGCTGGCCCTAGGCCCCACCAAGCGCCCTGACCTGGACTTGTCCACCGTGGTCAGTGCCCGCGCCCTGAGATTGAAGCCCGAGAAGCTGGCCGCCATCGAGGCATCCATTCGAAGCGTCGTGGAAACCGAAGCCTCCTGTTACTCCTGA
- a CDS encoding RpnC/YadD family protein — protein MPQETVTVRHADFPVRVITFDDKEMIVLLEVQTRWSWDVPLRLLEYEVRYRRRYRLGAMGAVLLLTPSDRSVDRFHDGGIDYRFVLVRLWELDAEEAMETDLPCLMPFVPLMRGGQSLVEGAERRIIDSGMNREAKGDLLTGMTILAGLVSEEIPRSIVRRRREIMMESAGYEIIKKEGYDEGLQQGLQQGLQQGLQQGLHRGMMEEAREAVMDVLVERFGKCPAVMEKTILSLESISALKSLRRHAVRVESLEAFRTFLEKFVE, from the coding sequence GTGCCACAAGAAACCGTCACAGTTCGACACGCCGATTTTCCGGTTCGAGTCATTACCTTCGACGACAAAGAAATGATCGTCCTTTTAGAGGTGCAGACGCGGTGGTCGTGGGACGTCCCGCTTCGACTGCTCGAATATGAAGTACGATACCGAAGGCGATATCGGCTGGGGGCCATGGGGGCCGTGCTGCTCCTTACGCCTTCTGATCGTTCGGTGGATCGTTTCCACGACGGGGGCATCGATTATCGTTTCGTCCTGGTGCGCCTGTGGGAACTGGATGCCGAGGAAGCCATGGAAACGGACCTGCCCTGCCTGATGCCTTTCGTTCCTTTGATGCGTGGAGGTCAAAGCCTGGTTGAAGGGGCGGAACGGCGCATCATCGACAGCGGCATGAACCGAGAAGCCAAGGGAGATTTGCTCACCGGCATGACCATTCTTGCCGGGCTTGTTTCGGAAGAAATTCCCCGGTCGATCGTTCGCCGAAGGAGAGAGATCATGATGGAATCGGCAGGATATGAAATCATTAAAAAGGAAGGCTACGATGAAGGCTTACAGCAGGGACTGCAGCAAGGCCTGCAGCAGGGCTTACAGCAGGGGCTGCACCGAGGGATGATGGAAGAGGCCCGTGAAGCCGTCATGGACGTGCTTGTGGAGCGGTTCGGTAAATGTCCGGCCGTCATGGAAAAAACCATCCTTTCGCTGGAATCCATATCCGCACTCAAGTCGCTTCGCCGCCACGCCGTCCGCGTTGAAAGCCTCGAGGCCTTCCGCACCTTTCTGGAAAAATTCGTGGAATAG
- a CDS encoding RpnC/YadD family protein, with protein MGAYDAAVKVILDRCRETALSYFLGLSVKESELIEVPQETVTVRHADFPVRVITFDDKEMIVVLEVQTRWSWDVPLRLLEYEVRYRRRYRLGAMGAVLLLTPSDRSVDRFHDGGIDYRFVLVRLWELDAEEAMETNLPCLMPFVPLMRGGQSLVEGAERRIIDSGMNREAKGDLLTGMTILAGLVSEEIPRSIVRRRREIMMESAGYEIIKKEGYDEGLQQGLHRGMMEEAREAVMDVLVERFGKCPAVMEKIILSLESISALKSLRRHAVRVESLEAFRTFLEKFVE; from the coding sequence ATGGGAGCCTACGACGCGGCCGTCAAGGTGATATTGGATCGCTGTCGGGAGACAGCCCTCTCGTATTTCCTTGGCCTTTCCGTAAAGGAATCCGAACTCATAGAGGTGCCACAAGAAACCGTCACAGTTCGACACGCCGATTTTCCGGTTCGAGTCATTACCTTCGACGACAAAGAAATGATCGTCGTTTTGGAGGTGCAGACGCGGTGGTCGTGGGACGTCCCGCTTCGACTGCTCGAATATGAAGTACGATACCGAAGGCGATATCGGCTGGGGGCCATGGGGGCCGTGCTGCTCCTTACGCCTTCTGATCGTTCGGTGGATCGTTTCCACGACGGGGGCATCGATTATCGTTTCGTCCTGGTGCGCCTGTGGGAACTGGATGCCGAGGAAGCCATGGAAACGAACCTGCCCTGCTTGATGCCTTTCGTTCCTTTGATGCGTGGAGGTCAAAGCCTGGTTGAAGGGGCGGAACGGCGCATCATCGACAGCGGCATGAACCGAGAAGCCAAGGGAGATTTGCTCACCGGCATGACCATTCTTGCCGGGCTTGTTTCGGAAGAAATTCCCCGGTCGATCGTTCGCCGAAGGAGAGAGATCATGATGGAATCGGCAGGATATGAAATCATTAAAAAGGAAGGCTACGATGAAGGCTTACAGCAGGGGCTGCACCGAGGGATGATGGAAGAAGCCCGTGAAGCCGTCATGGACGTGCTTGTGGAGCGGTTCGGTAAATGTCCGGCCGTCATGGAAAAAATCATCCTTTCGCTGGAATCCATATCCGCACTCAAGTCGCTTCGCCGCCACGCCGTCCGCGTTGAAAGCCTGGAGGCCTTCCGCACCTTTCTGGAAAAATTCGTGGAATAG
- a CDS encoding RpnC/YadD family protein codes for MGAYDAAVKVILDRCRETALSYFLGLSVKESELIEVPQETVTVRHADFPVRVITSDDKEMIVVLEVQTRWSWDVPLRLLEYEVRYRRRYRLGAMGAVLLLTPSDRSVDRFHDGGIDYRFVLVRLWELDAEEAMETDLPCLMPFVPLMRGGQSLVEGAERRIIDSGMNREAKGDLLTGMTILAGLVSEEIPRSIVRRRREIMMESVGYEIIKKEGYDEGLQQGLQQGLQQGLQQGLQQGLQQGLHRGMMEEAREAVMDVLVERFGKCPAVMEKTILSLESISALKSLRRHAVRVESLEAFRTFLEKFVE; via the coding sequence ATGGGAGCCTACGACGCGGCCGTCAAGGTGATATTGGATCGCTGTCGGGAGACAGCCCTCTCGTATTTCCTTGGCCTTTCCGTAAAGGAATCCGAACTCATAGAGGTACCACAAGAAACCGTCACAGTTCGACACGCCGATTTTCCGGTTCGAGTCATTACCTCCGACGACAAAGAAATGATCGTCGTTTTGGAGGTGCAGACGCGGTGGTCGTGGGACGTCCCGCTTCGACTGCTCGAATATGAAGTACGATACCGAAGGCGATATCGGCTGGGGGCCATGGGGGCCGTGCTGCTCCTTACGCCTTCCGATCGTTCGGTGGATCGTTTCCACGACGGGGGCATCGATTATCGTTTCGTCCTGGTGCGCCTGTGGGAACTGGATGCCGAGGAAGCCATGGAAACGGACCTGCCCTGCCTGATGCCTTTCGTTCCTTTGATGCGTGGAGGTCAAAGCCTGGTTGAAGGGGCAGAACGGCGCATCATCGACAGCGGCATGAACCGAGAAGCCAAGGGAGATTTGCTCACCGGCATGACCATTCTTGCCGGGCTTGTTTCGGAAGAAATTCCCCGGTCGATCGTTCGCCGAAGGAGAGAGATCATGATGGAATCGGTAGGATATGAAATCATTAAAAAGGAAGGCTACGATGAAGGCTTACAGCAGGGACTGCAGCAGGGCCTGCAGCAAGGCCTGCAGCAGGGACTGCAGCAGGGCTTACAGCAGGGGCTGCACCGAGGGATGATGGAAGAGGCCCGTGAAGCCGTCATGGACGTGCTTGTGGAGCGGTTCGGTAAATGTCCGGCCGTCATGGAAAAAACCATCCTTTCGCTGGAATCCATATCCGCACTCAAGTCGCTTCGCCGCCACGCCGTCCGCGTTGAAAGCCTGGAGGCCTTCCGCACCTTTCTGGAAAAATTCGTGGAATAG
- a CDS encoding universal stress protein, with product MSAMVLGFHGRSNVESALLKSVSDDVIGHSKQSIVAMGRY from the coding sequence GTGTCCGCCATGGTGCTCGGATTCCACGGGCGAAGCAACGTTGAATCGGCACTGCTCAAATCCGTGTCGGATGATGTGATCGGTCACTCAAAGCAATCGATCGTTGCCATGGGAAGATATTGA
- a CDS encoding dihydrofolate reductase family protein, with protein sequence MEVTLLMAMTVDGKIAKNPDHFPDWTGPDDKKFFAERTRQAGVVIMGARTFQTLKKPLPDRLNVVMTRDDSRTSSWNNVVFTTDPPRRILTWLESLGYREVILAGGAIINSLFAAEGLIDRLIVTVSPKVFGSGISLFNGQVSMALALEGVKIIGQDVVVLSYRVVGHPKI encoded by the coding sequence ATGGAAGTCACCCTTCTCATGGCCATGACCGTGGATGGCAAGATCGCCAAAAACCCGGACCATTTCCCCGACTGGACCGGTCCGGATGACAAAAAATTTTTCGCGGAGCGCACACGTCAGGCGGGCGTGGTCATTATGGGGGCTCGGACTTTTCAAACCTTAAAAAAACCCCTTCCCGACCGGTTGAACGTGGTCATGACGCGGGATGATTCGCGCACATCTTCATGGAACAACGTGGTCTTCACCACCGACCCTCCTCGACGCATCCTTACCTGGCTAGAATCTCTGGGATACAGGGAAGTGATTCTTGCCGGCGGCGCCATCATTAATTCACTTTTTGCCGCCGAAGGTCTCATCGATCGCCTAATCGTCACGGTGTCTCCCAAGGTCTTCGGATCGGGAATTTCTCTTTTTAACGGTCAAGTCTCCATGGCGTTAGCTCTCGAAGGGGTGAAAATCATCGGGCAGGACGTGGTGGTCTTGAGCTATAGGGTTGTTGGCCATCCCAAGATCTGA
- the msrA gene encoding peptide-methionine (S)-S-oxide reductase MsrA codes for MAMESSKEQRATATFAGGCFWCVESDFEKVDGVLEVISGYTGGHKENPTYEEVSSGRTGHVEAVQVIYDPSKVSYEQLLDVFWRHIDPTDPDGQFVDRGSQYKSAIFYHDEEQRRLAEISRQRLQASGRFSKPIVTEILPLKTFYPAEDYHQDYYKKSPIRYRFYRANSGRDTFLKKVWKDSPASTTPSVKSAPTPWVKPDDAELKKRLTPLQYKVTQQNGTEPPFQNAYWDNKRPGIYVDVVSGEPLFSSLDKFDSGTGWPSFTRPLEPQHIVERTDRSLFMVRTEVRSRYGDSHLGHVFDDGPPPTGRRYCINSAALRFIPLEDLEKEGYGQYVLKFQNP; via the coding sequence ATGGCCATGGAAAGCAGCAAGGAACAGAGGGCGACGGCAACTTTTGCCGGTGGATGTTTTTGGTGTGTGGAATCGGATTTTGAAAAGGTGGACGGCGTGCTGGAGGTGATTTCAGGGTATACGGGAGGCCACAAGGAAAACCCCACCTATGAGGAGGTGTCCTCCGGGCGGACGGGGCATGTGGAAGCGGTTCAGGTGATCTATGACCCTTCCAAGGTCTCGTATGAACAATTGCTGGATGTTTTCTGGCGCCACATCGACCCCACCGACCCCGATGGTCAGTTTGTGGACCGGGGATCACAATACAAGTCCGCCATTTTTTACCACGATGAGGAACAGCGGCGCCTCGCCGAGATCTCCAGGCAAAGGCTACAGGCCTCGGGAAGATTTTCCAAGCCGATTGTAACGGAAATTCTTCCTTTGAAAACTTTTTACCCCGCGGAAGACTATCACCAGGATTATTACAAAAAGTCGCCTATTCGTTACCGTTTTTACCGAGCCAACTCGGGGCGTGATACCTTCTTGAAAAAAGTGTGGAAGGACTCACCGGCTTCGACGACGCCGTCTGTAAAGTCCGCCCCCACCCCTTGGGTCAAACCCGACGACGCTGAACTAAAAAAACGCCTGACACCTCTGCAATACAAGGTCACGCAGCAGAACGGCACAGAGCCACCTTTCCAAAATGCCTATTGGGATAATAAACGCCCGGGAATTTATGTGGATGTCGTCTCGGGAGAACCCCTTTTCAGCTCATTGGACAAGTTCGATTCCGGCACTGGCTGGCCTAGCTTCACGCGACCCTTGGAACCGCAACACATCGTGGAACGTACGGATCGATCCCTTTTCATGGTCCGCACGGAAGTGCGCAGCCGTTACGGCGATTCGCACCTGGGCCACGTGTTCGATGACGGACCGCCGCCCACCGGTCGCCGTTACTGCATCAATTCGGCGGCCCTTCGATTCATTCCCCTGGAAGATCTGGAAAAAGAAGGCTACGGCCAATATGTGCTCAAGTTTCAGAACCCTTGA
- a CDS encoding FmdB family zinc ribbon protein yields MPTYEYQCQSCRKEFTVIQSISEHGKSPVHCPECQSADVKQLMSVFIAQTSKKS; encoded by the coding sequence ATGCCCACGTACGAATACCAGTGCCAGTCGTGCCGGAAAGAATTCACGGTCATTCAAAGTATTTCCGAGCACGGTAAAAGTCCCGTGCATTGCCCCGAATGCCAAAGTGCTGACGTCAAGCAGCTCATGTCTGTTTTTATCGCCCAAACGAGCAAGAAAAGCTGA
- the hgcB gene encoding mercury methylation ferredoxin HgcB produces MGRLVYLKDVVTLQLDAAKCIGCGECTLVCPHGVFVKENGVARIAFRDACMECGACARNCPADAIAVKTGVGCAQAVLNTMIGRSGDGCCSLDSGCC; encoded by the coding sequence ATGGGTCGTCTTGTGTATTTGAAGGATGTGGTCACGTTGCAATTGGACGCCGCAAAATGTATCGGCTGCGGCGAGTGCACCCTGGTGTGCCCTCACGGCGTGTTCGTTAAGGAAAACGGCGTGGCACGCATTGCCTTTCGGGATGCCTGCATGGAATGCGGCGCGTGCGCTCGCAACTGTCCCGCCGACGCCATTGCCGTGAAAACTGGGGTGGGTTGCGCGCAGGCGGTCCTCAACACCATGATAGGCCGCTCGGGGGACGGCTGCTGCAGCCTGGATTCCGGGTGCTGCTGA
- the hgcA gene encoding mercury methylation corrinoid protein HgcA: MTSATPCCGLALKPAPSCUPSKKTAQLSPPPRMDQPFVIGPWNTPVGPVPRVSSTLSGRDRWGALCVRWGFRRLRYTVDPGLYALGSPGPMDPVLVTANYKLSFDTLRAALPGRSVWILVLDTKGINVWCAAGKGTFGTDEVVFRLQASRLEEIVFHRRLILPQLSAPGVAARHVKTQTGFTALFGPVEARDLPAYLDAGFKATETMRRKKFPWKDRLVLIPVELVHSLQWSAMIAAAFFVLGGLLSKGPFWASAWKATVGPVSALGHGIVSGAVLTPLLLPWLPGRAFTTKGLFTGGSWAAMLWFFGHVEGLQPLDTVSWALGLLSVSAFLSMNFTGASTYTSLSGVRREMRWAVPLEVLLFAGFVGTWLWARWFGS; the protein is encoded by the coding sequence ATGACATCGGCCACGCCGTGTTGCGGTCTGGCGCTGAAACCGGCCCCTTCGTGTTGACCGTCCAAAAAGACGGCTCAGTTGAGCCCTCCCCCTCGAATGGACCAGCCTTTTGTCATCGGCCCATGGAATACGCCCGTGGGACCCGTGCCGCGCGTTTCGTCGACCCTGTCAGGGCGTGACCGATGGGGCGCTTTGTGCGTGCGGTGGGGCTTTAGGCGCCTTCGCTACACCGTGGACCCCGGCCTCTATGCACTGGGCAGCCCAGGGCCCATGGACCCCGTCTTGGTCACGGCCAATTACAAGTTGAGCTTTGACACGTTGCGAGCGGCTTTGCCCGGGCGGTCGGTGTGGATTTTGGTGCTGGATACCAAAGGCATCAATGTCTGGTGTGCTGCGGGCAAGGGAACCTTTGGCACCGACGAAGTGGTTTTTCGCCTTCAAGCGAGCCGTCTGGAAGAGATTGTTTTCCACAGGAGGTTGATTCTACCTCAACTTTCGGCACCCGGTGTGGCGGCTCGACACGTGAAAACCCAAACGGGCTTTACCGCCCTTTTTGGCCCCGTGGAAGCGCGAGACCTTCCCGCATATCTTGATGCAGGTTTTAAGGCCACGGAAACCATGCGCCGCAAGAAGTTTCCATGGAAAGATCGGCTGGTGCTCATTCCGGTGGAACTGGTGCACAGCCTTCAATGGTCCGCCATGATCGCCGCCGCTTTTTTCGTCCTTGGAGGGCTTCTGAGCAAGGGTCCCTTTTGGGCGTCGGCGTGGAAAGCGACCGTGGGGCCCGTGAGTGCTTTAGGCCATGGCATTGTCTCGGGTGCCGTGCTCACCCCTCTGCTGCTGCCATGGCTTCCAGGCCGAGCTTTTACCACGAAAGGTCTTTTCACCGGAGGCAGCTGGGCTGCGATGCTGTGGTTCTTTGGGCACGTCGAAGGTCTGCAACCGCTGGATACCGTCTCATGGGCTTTGGGGCTCCTTTCCGTCTCGGCCTTTCTCAGCATGAATTTCACGGGTGCCTCCACGTACACCTCTCTTTCCGGTGTGCGCCGTGAAATGCGTTGGGCGGTCCCGTTGGAAGTTTTGCTTTTTGCGGGTTTTGTCGGCACGTGGCTGTGGGCTCGGTGGTTTGGGTCTTGA